One Micromonas commoda chromosome 7, complete sequence genomic window carries:
- a CDS encoding predicted protein yields MGWKKEPNIAELTPTAVIVALERDLLLSSLSRPVGSVRGIPSPAAVPAKAGPDARAAAEVIALIRRGAFVEALTCASAKNALIVPAAIEGQAAPSPDVDGVTALYASVEAAVESAGAAAAARGTLAKAGHELCILALGVAALNAFIQANVTGPDCRDAPHCPLTPSAPAADLAASADAWNKWATRSLARDGEDVVGRCFLPQYLYLAKVLLADRCAPRAEEAFGGADVDVATATLAETRARAAKMQAKMAARATPGRVVLWPDEDIPPPSLTWWASRTHIAHQRLLSGRSPTLRRLLLGCHSLTLAWFAPGNAAPGFPTPAAIVRAATARESDGSPTPAAANAATAGLASSMSLLETALMEHEYGHVDSARALLRAAGEPIGATHEVVGEMGFRTIHQTDAKAQMVLRAECTGLCVFKRPGVTSVDEEAASDDETDEAVAEEVATQLAKKAEAEAERDATGRVVNTKSAAMNRIAIELDGLSADGAQVLIAPRLGVTRADRDDGEKAAYGAPMPAAHQALVLATAVTVRKSMADDGTRSWSVAPYHECVQTQRRSRPVLRAAAAVLSARHERERARTRERALLVMEDLVKSLESPAPSAAARIRYAYSTWFPPGAMLRKELGDHLVSLGMVGAALELFEEIELWDSLIVCLTLLGKKQAAADTIRRRLEVDPTDPKLWCALGDALDLEEHFLKALEVSEGKNARAMRSLARRAALREDWKSAAEYWSKAMKTNPLFPDGWFSCGYALLKADREEEALGAFVRCTQVDPENGQAWNNVAALNIRRQKFAAAHVALREAVKQVATSWQTWENLAMVSAKIGRFQQSARALVKVMDLTGGAKLHVATLSTLVERCKEARSGKDLDWLRKEADAEAAEAKDEQKKLAVLGGIADLALNGDDDDDDDDDVEVWEGVGGAAATGGGDAGDFADDFLDAFASDSDDETAKETAKEAHAAASESVQAEVLSRETVRLEAAVDEVLRRALGASSGERAVKDTADLWSLSADLKEARGEFLVANEARLKRVRALETSGWRKDAAAFAEYAAASLDMCRGWVRAAERAAGGTEMADARRQLAQARMHMNGVCKASAAGKFDESMGEVHEELMACMDEVTKAEEAAAR; encoded by the coding sequence ATGGGCTGGAAGAAGGAGCCCAACATCGCGGAGCTGACGCCCACGgcggtcatcgtcgcgctcgagcgcgacctGCTGCTGTCGTCCCTGTCGAGGCCCGTGGGTTCCGTCCGAGGGATcccatccccggcggcggtgcccgccAAGGCCGGGCcggacgcacgcgccgcggcggaggtcatcgcgctcatccgacgcggcgcgttcgtcgaggcgctgacGTGCGCATCCGCGAAGAACGCCCtcatcgtccccgccgcgatcgagggCCAggccgcgccctcccccgacgtcgacggcgtgaccGCGCTCTACGCAtccgtggaggcggcggtggagtcggcgggcgccgccgccgccgcgcgcggcaccCTCGCGAAGGCTGGTCACGAGCTCTgcatcctcgcgctcggcgtcgcggcgctcaacgcgTTCATCCAGGCCAACGTCACGGGTCCCGActgccgcgacgcgccccacTGCCCGCTcaccccgtccgcgcccgccgccgatctcgccgcgagcgccgacgcgtggaacaagtgggcgacgcggtccttggcgcgcgacggcgaggacgtcgtcggcagGTGCTTCCTGCCGCAGTACCTGTACCTCGCGAaagtcctcctcgccgatcgatgcgcgccgcgcgccgaggaggcgttcggcggcgccgacgtcgacgtcgcgactgcgacgctcgcggagacccgagcgagggcggcgaagatgcaggcgaagatggcggcgagggctACCCCGGGCCGCGTCGTGCTGTGGCCCGACGAGGACATtcccccgccgtcgctgaCGTGGTGGGCGTCCAGGACGCACATCGCGCACCAGAGGCTGCTGTCCGGGCGGTCCCCCACGCTGAGGCGTTTGCTGTTGGGATGCCACTCGCTCACGCTGGCGTGGTTCGCCCCTGgcaacgccgcgccgggtttTCCGACACCAGCCGCGATcgtgcgagcggcgacggcgagggaaaGCGACGGGTCAcccacgcccgccgccgccaacgccgccaccgcggggctCGCGTCATCCATGTCGCTGCTGGAGACGGCGCTGATGGAGCACGAGTACGGCCACGTGGACAGCGCGAGGGCTCTGCTTCGAGCGGCTGGCGAACCCATCGGGGCGACGCACGAGGTGGTCGGCGAGATGGGCTTCCGGACGATTCACCAGacggacgccaaggcgcagATGGTGCTCCGCGCGGAGTGTACAGGGTTGTGCGTGTTTAAGAGGCCGGGCGTGACGTCagtggacgaggaggcggcgagcgacgacgagacggatgaagccgtcgccgaggaagtcgcgacacagctggcgaagaaagccgaggcggaggctgaacgcgacgcgaccggccgcgtcgtcaacACCAAatccgccgcgatgaaccGCATAGccatcgagctcgacgggttatccgccgacggcgcgcaggtgctcatcgcgccgaggctgggggtgacccgcgcggacAGGGACGATGGGGAGAAGGCCGCGTAcggcgcgccgatgccggCGGCGCACCAGGCGCTGGTGCTGGCGACTGCGGTGACTGTTCGCAAGTCcatggcggacgacggcacgCGGTCGtggtccgtcgcgccctACCACGAGTGCGTGCAGACCCAGCGCAGGTCCCGGCCGGTgctcagggcggcggcggcggtgcttTCGGCGCGTCACGAGAGGGAACGAGCGCGGACTCGAGAAAGGGCGTTGCTCGTGATGGAGGATCTGGTCAAGTCGCTGGAGTCGccggctccgtcggcggctgcgaggATTCGTTACGCGTACTCCACCTGGTTCCCCCCCGGCGCGATGCTCCgcaaggagctcggcgatcaCCTCGTGTCGCTGGGCatggtgggcgcggcgctggagctctTCGAGGAGATTGAGCTGTGGGACTCGCTCATCGTGTGCCTCACGCTGCTGGGGAAGAagcaagccgccgcggatacGATCCGGAGACGTCTGGAAGTCGACCCGACCGACCCGAAGCTCTGGTGCGCCCTGGGCGACGCTCTGGACCTCGAGGAGCACTTCCTAaaggcgctcgaggtgaGCGAGGGCaagaacgcgcgcgccatgcgGTCGTTGGCCAGGCGagccgcgctccgcgaggaTTGGAAATCCGCGGCTGAGTACTGGTCTAAGGCGATGAAGACCAACCCGCTCTTCCCCGACGGATGGTTCAGCTGCGGCTACGCCCTGCTCAAGGCGgatcgcgaggaggaagcccTCGGCGCCTTCGTCCGGTGCACGCAGGTGGATCCGGAGAATGGGCAGGCTTGGAACAACGTAGCCGCGTTGAACATCCGGAGACAAAAGTttgccgccgcgcacgtcgcgctccGAGAGGCGGTGAAGCAggtggcgacgtcgtggcaGACGTGGGAGAACCTCGCGATGGTGAGCGCCAAGATTGGCAGGTTCCAGCAGAGCGCCCGGGCGCTCGTGAAGGTGATGGACCtgaccggcggcgccaagctTCACGTGGCGACGCTGTCCACGCTGGTGGAGCGGTGCAAGGAGGCGCGGTCCGGTAAGGATCTGGATTGGCTCCGGAAAGAGgctgacgccgaggcggccgaggcgaaggacgagcagaagaagctcgcggtcctcggcggcatcgcggaCCTGGCGctgaacggcgacgacgacgacgacgacgacgacgacgtcgaggtttgggagggcgtcggcggcgcggcggcgacggggggcggcgacgccggcgattTCGCCGACGATTtcctcgacgccttcgcgtcggATTCGGACGACGAAACGGCCAAAGAAACGGCCAAAGAGGCGCACGCCGCAGCGTCCGAGTCGGTCCAGGCGGAGGTGCTGAGCCGCGAGACGGTCCGTCTGGAGgctgccgtcgacgaggtgcttcgtcgcgcgctcggcgcttCGAGCGGCGAACGGGCGGTGAAGGACACGGCTGATCTGTGGTCGCTCTCGGCGGATCTcaaggaggcgcgcggggagttTTTGGTGGCGAACGAGGCGAGGCTGAAGCGGGTGAGGGCGCTGGAGACGTCGGGGTGGCgcaaggacgcggcggcgttcgcggagtacgcggcggcgagcctggACATGTGCCGGGGATGggtgcgagcggcggagAGGGCTGCGGGCGGGACGGAGATGGCTGACGCGAGGCGACAGCTGGCGCAGGCGAGGATGCACATGAACGGGGTGTGcaaggcgagcgcggcgggtaAGTTCGACGAGAGCATGGGGGAGGTGCACGAGGAGCTGATGGCGTGCATGGATGAGGTgaccaaggcggaggaggccgcggcgcggtga
- a CDS encoding predicted protein — MATSNAPLVCHGHSRPINHLEYSRITDDGVFLISSSKDGQPMLRNAETGDWIGTFEGHKGCVWSATLNAPATHAATASADFSARLWNAITGDELHVFQHKHICKSVSFSDDCQKLLTGGSEKLLRIYDLGNVDAEPYVMQGSPSQIRTAQFTAEDTLIMSSCADDKGIRVWDVRTNTIVTTLGTDSPVTSIEITDDGRYITTADGKTVTFFDAMTFTPVWKRTMGYEVESASVCIKNDVFVAGGTDMWVHAHSMSTGEEVDCGKGHHGPVHSVRFAPDGKSYASGSEDGTIRIWRTLPGK, encoded by the exons atggcgacgtcgaacgcTCCGCTCGTGTGCCACGGGCACTCGCGCCCCATCAACCACCTCGAGTACAGCCGcatcaccgacgacggcgtcttCCTGATCAGCTCCTCCAAGG ACGGCCAGCCGATGCTCCGCAACGCCGAGACGGGAGACTGGATCGGAACATTCGAGGGCCACAAGGGCTGCGTGTGGAGCGCCACGCTcaacgcccccgcgacgcacgccgcgaccgcctcggcggacTTCAGCGCGCGCCTGTGGAACGCcatcaccggcgacgagcttcaCGTCTTTCAGCACAAGCACATCTGCAAGTCCGTGTCCTTCTCCGACGACTGCCAGAAGCTCCTCACCGGCGGGAGCGAGAAGCTCCTGCGCATCTACGACCTCGgcaacgtcgacgcggagccTTACGTGATGCAGGGCTCCCCGTCGCAGATTCGCACCGCGCagttcaccgcggaggacacGTTGATCATGTCGTCGTGCGCCGACGATAAGGGCATCCGCGTGTGGGACGTCCGCACCAACACCATCGTCACCACGCTGGGCACCGACTCACCGGTGACGAGCATCGAGATCACCGACGACGGTCGGTACAtcaccaccgcggacggcAAGACGGTGACGTTCTTCGACGCCATGACGTTCACGCCGGTGTGGAAGCGCACGATGGGGTACGAGGTGGAGAGCGCGAGCGTCTGCATCAAGAacgacgtcttcgtcgcgggTGGGACGGACATGTGGGTCCACGCGCACTCCATGAgcaccggcgaggaggttgacTGCGGGAAGGGACACCACGGGCCGGTGCACAGCGTGAGGTTCGCGCCGGACGGTAAGTCGtacgcgtcggggtcggagGACGGCACGATCAGGATATGGAGGACGCTGCCCGGAAAGTGA
- the GLPX gene encoding bacterial-like fructose-1,6-bisphosphatase (expressed): MRATSTALTPYRAAVDPLRRADHRAARLRRVAPAPRVVAKGLESFGGSNAASSGGSLGRRNARRAHPKIVPISNARRTVAKNVVLQANDVEDGEELTALDANKPYTPPHALPGDPSSPTHDKSSRHHQDLVSNHIVHQISTEPSTGTLASCNRNLALEMVRVTESAAVAAARWLGKGDKMAADGAAVRAMRQALMHVDFSGRVVIGEGEKDDAPMLHNGELVGTGVEPVAEIAVDPIDGTTLVAGGRNGAVSVIAIAERGALFDPGPAFYMDKLVVGPAAVGHVDITRSPTVNVHAIARALKKPVSEVTCVVLDRDRHVGLVEELRMAGARIKLISDGDVEAAIAVCDPESGVDALFGIGGTPEGVIAAAAIRCMGGEIQGQLWVRSPEEAAACRAAGADPMRVLRTNDLCGGEEVFFTVTGISDGDLLDGVNFHDFGATTHSYIMRAPSGTIRYMKTYHRWKDRMAQTNKLQDSLTGGGAFKL; this comes from the coding sequence atgcgcgcgacgtccaccgccctGACTCCgtatcgcgccgccgtcgatccccttcgacgcgcggaccatcgcgccgcgcgccttcgccgcgtcgcgcccgccccccgcgtcgtcgccaaggggCTCGAATCCTTCGGCGGGTCCAATGCGGCCTCCTCCGGGGGCTCTCTCGGCCGCCGcaacgcccgccgcgcgcaccccaAGATCGTCCCGATCTCCAACGCGCGCAGGACCGTCGCCAAGAACGTCGTCCTCCAGGCTAACGACGTcgaagacggcgaggaactcaccgcgctcgacgcgaacaAGCCGTACACCCCCCCCCATGCGCTGCCGGGAGACCCGAGTTCCCCGACGCACGACAAGTCCTCCAGGCACCATCAGGACCTGGTGTCCAACCACATCGTCCACCAGATCTCCACCGAGCCCTCCACGGGCACGCTCGCGAGCTGCAACCgcaacctcgccctcgagatGGTCCGCGTCACCGaatccgccgcggtcgccgccgcgcgatggctCGGCAAGGGCGACAAGAtggccgccgacggcgccgcggttcgAGCCATGCGCCAGGCGCTCATGCACGTCGACTTctccggccgcgtcgtcatcggcgagggcgagaaggacgacgcgcccatGCTCCAcaacggcgagctcgtcggcaccggcgtcgagcccgtcgcggagaTCGCCGTCGATCCCATCGACGGCAccaccctcgtcgccggcggtcgcaacggcgccgtctccgtcatcgccatcgccgagcgcggcgcgctgttcGACCCGGGGCCCGCGTTCTACATGGAcaagctcgtcgtcgggcccgccgcggtggggcACGTGGACATCACGCGATCCCCGACCGTCAACGTCCACGCAATCGCTCGAGCGCTCAAGAAACCCGTCAGCGAAGTCACCTGCGTCGTGCTGGACCGCGACAGGCACGTggggctcgtcgaggagcttcggatggcgggcgcgcgaATCAAGCTCatctccgacggcgacgtggaggcggcgatcgcggtgTGCGACCCGGAGTctggcgtcgacgcgctcttcGGTATCGGCGGGACTCCGGAGggggtcatcgccgccgccgcgattcGGTGCATGGGCGGGGAAATTCAGGGCCAGCTCTGGGTGCGatcgccggaggaggcggcggcgtgcagggcggcgggcgctgACCCGATGCGGGTGCTGAGGACGAACGACctgtgcggcggcgaggaggtgttCTTCACCGTGACGGGGatcagcgacggcgacttGCTCGACGGGGTCAACTTTCACGACTTCGGCGCCACGACGCACTCGTACATCATGCGCGCGCCATCCGGGACGATCCGATACATGAAGACGTACCACAGGTGGAAGGACAGGATGGCGCAGACGAACAAACTGCAGGATTCTTTgactggcggcggcgcgttcaaGCTCTAA
- a CDS encoding predicted protein → MSSALVARLRHLESQVASLETTCAARVDVLARACETLREENEALRFEVARHREVDQTLLEGLLDDLAPVSSHDRVGDDGVDAGRATATATAPSPAAPSARAERLGAFLHGWDEDEGRKRPRDEGERPRDERAAPSVKIEPSLGSEARLPSAAAAEADGEAFGGESESKYVANEDEDEDDGATCQPVPRMYETAANGRQFLLCKHALKKAWCPECQVVPRKPKGRPNRRPAGSVCEHGTRRATCKTCKGASICVHGKRKTICRLCGGGSICVHDRYRYRCVLCKGGAVCRHNRRKYQCTLCFAERACEHGLDAKECADCVLLKVELAEFGSEDTFEDV, encoded by the coding sequence ATGtcgagcgcgctcgtcgcccggCTCCGCCACCTCGAGTCGCAGGTCGCCTCGCTCGAGACGACGTGCGCCGCACGTGTCGACGtcctggcgcgcgcgtgcgagacGCTGCGAGAGGAGAACGAGGCGCTGCGGTTCGAGGTGGCGCGACACCGCGAGGTGGATCAGACGCTCCTCGAGGGGCtgctcgacgacctcgccccGGTGTCCAGCcacgaccgcgtcggcgacgacggcgtcgacgcgggccgagcgacggcgacggcgacggcgccgagccccgccgcgccgagcgcgcgggccgagcgcctcggggcGTTCCTTCACGGctgggacgaggacgaaggACGAAAGAGACCGCGGGACGAAGGAGAGAGACCGcgggacgaacgcgccgcgccctcggtgaAGATCGAGCCCTCTTTGGGGAGCGAGGCGCGTCttccgtccgcggcggcggcggaggcggacggggaggcgttcggcggcgagtccgAGTCCAAATACGTCGCcaacgaggacgaggacgaggacgacggcgcgacgtgcCAACCGGTGCCCAGGATGTACGAGACGGCCGCGAACGGGCGACAGTTTCTCCTCTGCAAGCACGCGCTGAAGAAGGCGTGGTGCCCGGAGTGCCAGGTCGTGCCCAGGAAACCGAAGGGTCGACCGAATCGTCGTCCGGCGGGATCCGTGTGCGAACACGGcacgagacgcgcgacgtGCAAGACGTGCAAGGGCGCCTCGATCTGCGTCCACGGCAAACGAAAGACCATCTGCAGGCTCTGCGGCGGAGGGTCCATCTGCGTGCACGACCGATATCGGTATCGCTGCGTGCTGTgcaagggcggcgcggtgtgCCGCCACAACAGGCGCAAGTACCAGTGCACGCTGTGcttcgccgagcgcgcgtgcgagcaCGGGTTGGACGCGAAGGAGTGCGCGGATTGCGTGCTGCTGaaggtcgagctcgccgagttCGGCTCCGAGGACACGTTCGAAGACGTTTGA
- a CDS encoding predicted protein, with protein sequence MVVFDVVVEVPMDADEYLRVKDSAAYKAFHCEKNGTLNEYISDEVVDGERRTVTKTIPNIAIPWALRRAILGNRRVEFIDRRRWRDGAHLTAPFTQHFHTTNNISDRCVVNGTVTVERHGPNRCRIIARGECVVDVKGLGGKIEQLIVNNLRGSYEKVPAVVAEWLAISARRPSTLDEAPAAAQPAASEFTSLDLGPPTPPDMYDDARSTTDDVEAGRVNGVGSLPRQRSYAFDRDEERFQTPRAGKYHSSSDSSTSFLHPTPAPHARFTPARGRSLLSSRKPGAGIRGRRGGRGFRRSTSPAVFFAAAAAFWVFAAWYYLFGSSSSSRSAATSLVGADDVGDAWREAAIAREMAAGRLARDRAYGLHRERHEAAAVGAAAAGATAKASGERADVAGAGTEEGGGIVGCVDARREECEGWACDGECESNPAFMLDRCACACEEARRRSESLAPGGVNKAFETDVTRGVALGLDWLDVKTGKRKVARVRVRLDPADAPEAVAAVRAAAASGKCAPGVPGRCPERACHFHRAERTYGLVQGTLAGLEKAGGSFEDGRTEGTARWGRGTVGYIPGGPNLLVATRDHDEWDASFTAFGKVVGEEDMAAIDDLLDLPTTPFVHPEYKTTMAMLVTKVRFTLEGATDV encoded by the coding sequence ATGGTGgtcttcgacgtcgtcgtggaggttccgatggacgcggacgagtaCCTGCGCGTCAAGGACAGCGCCGCTTACAAGGCGTTCCACTGCGAGAAGAACGGCACTTTGAACGAGTACATCAGCGACGAGgtggtcgacggcgagcgacgcaCGGTGACGAAGACGATCCCGAACATCGCCATTCCGTGGGCGCTGAGACGCGCGATCCTCGGGAACAGGCGCGTCGAGTTCATCGACcgcaggcggtggcgcgacggcgcgcacctcACCGCGCCGTTCACCCAGCACTTCCACACGACGAACAACATCAGCGATCGGTGCGTCGTCAACGGGACGGTCACCGTGGAGCGTCACGGCCCGAACCGGTGCAGGAtcatcgcgcggggcgagtgcgtcgtggacgtcaaGGGCCTGGGGGGCAAGATCGAGCAGCTCATCGTGAACAACCTCCGGGGTTCGTACGAGAAGGTcccggcggtcgtcgccgagtgGCTCGCCATCTCGGCACGTCGTCCATCGACGTTGGacgaggcgccggcggcggcacagccggcggcgtccgagtTCACGTCGCTGGACCTCGGACCGCCCACCCCTCCCGACAtgtacgacgacgcgcgttcgacgacggacgacgtcgaggccggcCGCGTCAACGGCGTCGGGTCGTTACCCAGGCAGCGTTCGTACGCgttcgaccgcgacgaggaacgcttccaaacgccgcgagccggGAAATATCACTCCAGCAGCGACTCATCAACGTCGTTCCTgcacccgacgccggcgccgcacgcgcggttcacccccgcgcggggcagGTCGCTGCTCTCGTCTCGCAAGCCCGGGGCGGGGATACGGGGCCGGCGAGGGGGACGCGGGTTTAggcggtcgacgtcgccggcggttttcttcgccgccgccgccgctttctGGGTATTCGCCGCGTGGTATTACCTGTtcggctcgagctcgtcctcccggtcggcggcgacgtccctcgTCGGGGCGGACGACGTTGGGGACGCctggcgcgaggcggcgatcgcgcgggagATGGCGGCCGGGAGACTGGCCAGGGACAGGGCGTACGGGCTACACAGGGAGCggcacgaggcggcggcggttggggcggcggcggcgggggcgacggcgaaggcgagcggcgagcgcgcggatgtcgcgggcgcgggaacggaagagggcggcggcatcgtcgggtgcgtcgacgcgaggcgcgaggagTGCGAGGGCTGGGCGTGCGACGGCGAGTGCGAGTCGAACCCCGCGTTTATGCTCGATcggtgcgcgtgcgcgtgcgagGAAGCGCGAAGGCGGAGCGAGTCGCTCGCCCCGGGGGGAGTCAACAAAGCGTTCGAGACGGACGTTACCcgcggcgtggcgctcgGGCTGGACTGGCTGGACGTCAAGACGGGGAAACGCAAGGTTGCGAGGGTCCGCGTGCGGCTCGACCCGGCGGACGCCCCCGAGGCGGTCGCTGCGgttcgagcggcggcggcgagcgggaaATGCGCTCCGGGAGTCCCCGGAAGGTGTCCGGAACGCGCGTGCCATTTCCATCGAGCCGAACGAACCTACGGGCTCGTGCAGGGTACCCTCGCGGGGCTGGAAAAGGCGGGCGGTTCGTTCGAGGACGGCAGGACGGAGGGCACCGCGCGGTGGGGGAGGGGCACGGTGGGGTACATACCGGGCGGCCCGAACTTGCTAGTCGCCACGAGGGACCACGACGAGTGGGACGCGAGTTTCACCGCGTTTGGGAAGGTGGTGGGTGAGGAGGACATGGCTGCGATTGACGATCTGCTCGATCTGCCCACGACGCCGTTCGTGCACCCGGAGTACaagacgacgatggcgatgCTGGTCACGAAGGTTCGGTTCACGCTGGAGGGCGCCACGGACGTGTGA
- a CDS encoding predicted protein translates to MSIAGVGLTTFVAGHSPFAKQPRARSASFANARRTSPGRHVARRTAYSSSSSSSRGSPTRLARRRVARLAASGQDASQTRSDAAPKKMSPLAYVNESTKFIVSGACLAVLLTHPNVPVCWCLSGSVFNSLNSKLLKRLINESRPEGATKLDPGMPSSHAVSLSYLSTYAACALLLRGGGYPDVPGAWPVHPSLVRPGACALVALGVFLTWLRVRLGYHNNAQVCVGYGIGAVTSLGWLWCGENVVGPALATDPNAIKYVQGLVGFASAIFLPVSARWFGEAREWFARRREARAAKRE, encoded by the exons gctcACCACCTTCGTCGCAG GGCACTCGCCGTTCGCCAAGCagccacgcgcgcggtcggcgtcgttcgcgaacgcgcgccgaACTTCACCGGGACGTCacgtcgcgcgacgcaccgcctactcgtcctcgtcatcaTCGTCTCGCGGGTCCCCAacccgcctcgcccgtcgtcgcgtcgcccgtctcgcggcgtccggacAGGACGCTTCCCAGACGcgctcggacgccgcgccgaagaAGATGAGCCCGCTCGCGTACGTCAACGAGTCCACCAAGTTCATCGTCAGcggcgcgtgcctcgccgtGCTGCTCACCCATCCCAACGTCCCGGTGTGCTGGTGCCTCAGCGGCAGCGTGTTCAACTCCCTCAACAGCAAGCTCCTCAAGCGCCTGATCAACGAGAGCAGGCCGGAGGGCGCGACGAAGCTCGACCCGGGGATGCCGTCCTCGCACGCGGTATCCCTTAGTTACCTCTCCACGTACGCGGCTTGCGCGTTGCTCTTacggggcggcggctacCCCGACGTTCCCGGCGCTTGGCCCGTCCACCCGTCGTTggtccgccccggcgcgtgcgccctcgtcgccctcggcgtcttCCTCACGTGGCTCAGGGTGCGTTTGGGGTACCACAACAACGCGCAGGTGTGCGTCGGGtacggcatcggcgccgtcACGTCGCTGGGGTGGCTGTGGTGCGGCGAGAACGTGGTGGGTCCCGCGCTGGCCACGGACCCGAACGCGATAAAGTACGTCCAGGGTTTGGTGGgtttcgcgtcggcgatcttTCTGCCGGTGTCGGCGCGTTGGTTcggggaggcgagggagtggttcgcgaggcggcgcgaggcgagggcggcgaagcgcgagTAG